The nucleotide sequence TTTAATATATTTATTGATGGTAATTATTATAACTCGTTTTCTGGTGACGGATTGATAATTTCAACCCCAACAGGATCAACAGCATATTCGTTATCTGCTGGAGGTCCAATAGTTTCTCCAGATGTTGAATCAATCATTATAACTCCGATATGTCCACATTCGTTGAATGCTAAAAGTTTAGTAATTAGTCCACAAAGCATTATAAGTTTGGAGATTGATGGAGTAGATGATAATTCTTATGTTATTGTAGATGGACGAAGCCAGAAAATGATTTTAAACAATAAAATTCTTAAAATACAAAAATGTAAAAGATATTGCTCGCTTGTTAGATTTAATTTTTATGATTATTATAATGTTTTACGTGAAAAACTTATTAATAGGATTTAAAATTTAGGGAGATTTGAGAAATGATAAAAAATAAACGCCATGAGAAAATAATAGATATTATAATAAATAAAGATATTGAAACTCAGGAAGAATTAGCAGATGAATTAAGAAGTGCAGGATTTGATGTAACTCAGGCAACAGTATCTAGAGATATAAAGATATTGAAACTTATAAAAATTTCTACAAACTCTGGAACATACAAATATGGTGTTTTGAACAATCAAGAATTTAATGAAGTGACAAAGGTTGAGAGATATAAAACTATAATAGCCAGCAGTATTTTGTCAATGGAACAAATCGATAAGGTTTTGGTTATACGAACACTTCCAGGGGCAGCTTCAGTTGTTGGCGAGGTTATAGATTCGCTAAATTTGGATGATATTGCTGGAAATGTAGCAGGTGATAACACTATCTTTGTTATGGTTAGAAACGAAAATTCTATACCTAACATACAGGAAAAAATAAATAACCTTATAAAAAGTTAGGGGAATTTTAATGTTAAGGAAGATGAGGATAGAAAAATTTGCTTTAATAGATAGCTTGGATTTAGAATTTGAAAAAGGATTCACGGTAATTTCTGGAGAAACGGGTTCAGGAAAATCTATTTTAATTGATGCAATATGTTTTATACTTGGATTTAAATTTAATAAAAGCATTGTTAGAAATGGAGAAGATAAAACATTTGTTGAGGCAATTTTTGATATAGATCATGAAAAAATAAATGAAATTCTTGATGTTAATGGCATTGAAATAGAAGATTATCTATTTATAAGACGTGAAGGTTATGTTAATGGGAAGAGTATTGTTAGAATAAATGGTCGAATTGTTACAAATAACACTTTAAAATTAATTTCCAAATATTTGATGGACATACATACACAGCATCAAAACTATGAACTTTTAAATAATTCTAAACATATTAATTATTTGGATAAATACATAGGAAATAAAATTGATTTTAAAAATTATTTGTGTGTTTTTAAGGAATGGAATGAATTACGAGATAAAATAAACGAGATTAAAAACAATGACCTTAATGAGAGTTATATAGAATATGTAAAGTTTCAAATAAATGAGTTGAACTCTGCAAAACTTATTATAGGTGAAGATTATGAGCTTGAGAAAAAGATAAAGCTTCTTAATAATAGTGAAAAGATTAGCAAAACACTTAATGCATCATTAGATTCATTAATTTATAGGGAGCAATTTGCAATAAATAATGAATTGATGAATATTATTAAGTCGATTAGGATGATTGATTTGAAAGATCTTAATGAAATTTCAAATAAATTGGAAGAAATTTATTATGATTTGGAAAGTATAGGTGAAGATATAAAAGCAATATGTGATCAAACGTATTTTGATATAGATGAATTTGATAGCATAAATGCAAGGATATATAAGATAAATGCTTTGAAAAAGAAGTTTAATAAAATGGATGTTGAGGATTTGATTAAATATAATGAAGAATTACAAGTGTATCTTGACAATGCTCTGAATCAAGAAAATCTTCTCAAAAGTTATGAAGAGCTTGAATGTGAAAAGCGTAATCAACTTAGAGTAGAGGCAGATAAAATAACAGAGATACGAAGGAAGTATGCAAAAATAATTGAAAATGAAATAGTTGATGAATTAAATTATATGGGAATGGAAAACATAATTTTTGAGATTAATATTGAAAAAGATAAAGATTTTACCCCAATAGGTAACGATAATGTTAGCTTTTTTATATCCACAAATAAAGGTGAACCATTAAAAGATTTATCAAAGGTTGTGTCTGGTGGTGAATTGTCAAGAATAATGTTGGCCTTAAAAATTGTATTTTTGGGAAATGAACCTATCTCTGGTATAATTTTTGATGAGATTGATACTGGGGTGAGTGGGAAGATAGCCCAAAAAGTTGGGGAAAAAATGTATTTATTGTCTAAAAGATGCCAGGTTTTTTGCATAACCCATCTTGCTCAAATTGCAAGTTTGTCCGACAATCATTATCTTGTTTCAAAAAAAATAGATAATGATAAAACGTATTCAAATATTAGGATGATAGGCTATGATGAAAAGATAAACGAAATTGCTAAGATGATTGGTGGAGAGAATATCACAGAAGGAGCATATATTAGTGCTAAGGAACTTATTGGGAATAAAAAATTATTAGAATAAAATATTTTCAAAGTGGAACAATAAATCATGGGTGTATATGCTCATGATTTTTTTATGTCTACATGGTTAATGTAAAGGAGGAATGAGTATGCGAATAAAAAAATTTCTAAAAATTTTCGCAGTATTTACTCCTATATTAGTATTATTTTTGTATATTTCCTCTGTTTTATTTAGTATACCAGAGGTTGTGTTTTTAAGGGATGGGAATAATTTAAAATCTAATAAAGGGATAATAAATTATACATTAAATAAAATCTACGACAATATTTCGGAATACAATGCTGAATTTTTGGGATTTAAAATTCGAACGGTTGAAGTTATGGCAATCCCTAAAGAGGTTGAGCTTTATCCTGGAGGTCACATTGTCGGAATTAAATTAAGAACTAATGGACCTCTTATAGTTGGATTTTCTGACATAGAAAATAATTTTAATAAAGCTTATAGCCCTTCAAAAGATGGAGGACTTAATATAGGAGATATAGTTTTATCAATAAATGATATTGAAATTACTTCATCTGAAGTTTTATCAGAAACATTAAGCAACTTGGATGCTGATGAATTAGAGATTAAGGTAGAGCGTGATGAGAAAATTATTGTAAAAAAAATACATCCAATTAAAAGTGTTGATGGCAAAAATAAAATAGGACTTTGGGTTAGAGATTCAACAGCTGGGATTGGAACATTGACATTTGTTGATCCTAATACTGGAGTTTATGGAGCGCTTGGTCATCCTATAACAGATGTTGATACAGGAGATATAATTAAAATTAGTAAAGGAAGTATTGTGAGTTCTTCGATAGTTAATGTTAAGCGTGGAGAAAAGGGAAACCCTGGAGAGCTTAAGGGAGTTTTTATAAATGACAATATAAATTTGGGAAGCGTTGAACAGAATACAAAATTTGGAATATTTGGAAAATATAGCCTAGAAAATTTTTATAATGAAAAGCTAAAGATAGCTCTGAAAGATGAGATTCAAGAAGGACCAGCTCAAATAATTTCAACAGTTGATAGTGGTGAGCCAAGAATGTATGATGTTGTTATTGAAAAACTACTTCAGCAAGATAATCCAAGTTCGAAAAGTATGGTTATTAAAGTGGTTGATGAGGATTTACTTGAGAAGACTGGAGGAATTGTACAAGGAATGAGTGGAAGTCCTATAATACAAAACAATAAAATAATAGGTGCAGTAACCCATGTATTAGTAAACAAACCAGATACTGGTTATGGTATATATATAGAATGGATGCTAAAAGAGAGTAAAATTTTTGATTAAAAACTACATTAATTTAGTTAATGTAGTTTTTTGCTTAGATAAAAAAGATAAAAAATAGAAGGAAATAAATTTTCTTTGTCGAAAATCTTAGAGAAGGTTATAATGAGGCGAATTTTAAAAGGGGCGAAAAAACATTGGAAAATAAAAAGATAAGAATTTTGATTGCTGATGATAATGAGGAGTTTTGTATAATTTTAAAAGATTATTTAAATAATGAAGGTAATTTTGATGTTGTCGGTGTAGCTAAAAATGGTATCGAAGCGTTAAAACTTATATACGAAACTAAGCCCGATCTACTTATACTTGATATAATAATGCCACATTTAGATGGGTTAGGTGTATTGGAAAAATTAAATTTAAATAAAGATTCAGAGTTAGCTCCTAAAATTATTGTATTATCAGCTGTTGGACAAGATAAGATAACACAAAATGCTATTAAGCTTGGTGTAGATTATTATGTTTTAAAGCCTTTTGATATGGATATCTTTATCAGAAGAATAAAGGAAATGTTTAGTATTACATTGGATAACAAATATTTTGTACATAAACAAAACAGTGTAATTAATTCTGGTAATGATGGATCAGATAATTCTTTTAAACAAGTGGAGCATGTTGATCTAGAAAGTGAGATAACAGGTATAATACATGAGATTGGAGTTCCGGCACACATTAAAGGATATTTTTATTTAAGAGAAGCGATTTCAATGGTGGTTAATGACATAGAATTATTGTCAGCTGTTACAAAAGAATTATATCCTTCTATCGCTAGGAAATATAACACAACATCAAGTAGAGTTGAGAGGGCTATACGTCATGCTATTGAAGTTGCATGGAGTAGAGGTCAAATAGATAGTATAAATAAGATTTTTGGATACACCATACATAATGAAAAGGGTAAGCCAACGAATTCTGAGTTTATTGCAATGGTAGCAGATCGGTTAAGACTTAAGAATAAGGTTGGATAATAATAAAAGCAAGAGTTTGTGTTACTCTTGCTTTTTAAAATTATTTTCTAACTCTTTGTATTTTTGTTAAACTTTTAGGTTGAGGTTGATCAACTGGAATTAAATCTTGTTTATTTGAAAGATTTCGTATGTTTAATATTTTCAAAATTTCATGGTTTTTCTTATCCCTTAAAGCTTGAACTATAACCAAATGCCCTTGGTTTAGATTCATGAAAGAAGGTTTTTTAAACCAACGTCTTTTTTTGTAAACACATTTTATAATATTTTTGCTATTTTGTGGTTTTATAACAACTACAGCTGTTAATATGTAAAAAATCCATAAATATCTTTTAACATTAACTTTTACTGAGAGTATATTTCCTTGAGATTGAGTTAACCTGTCACCATATTTTTTTAAATATGATTTTGTGTAATAATCTGTTAATTTATCTCTAAAACCCATTTACAAACTCCTTTTTCCACAAACTATATATTTATATAGTATTATTTTATTTTTTGCAATTCAATATTTTTTTATAAATAATATGTAATTTTTAATTTATGGTAAAATGGTAATGTAATATAAATTTAAAGGAGTTTTAAAGATGTTTAGTAAATATTTTGATCATACTATATTGAAAGCTGATTCAACTAAAGATGAAATTATTAAATTGTGTGATGAGGCGAAGAAATATAATTTCGCTTCAGTATGTGTAAATCCATGTTATGTATCTCTTTGTCATGAGCAACTTAAGGATAGTGATGTTGATGTTTGTACAGTTGTTGGTTTTCCATTAGGAAGCATGACTACAGAGGCAAAATTATTTGAAACAAAAGAGGCGTTGAAAAATAATGCTGATGAAATAGATATGGTTATAAATATCGGTAAGTTAAAAGATGAAGATTATGAATATGTTAAAAATGAAATTAAAGCACTTAAAGATGTTTGTGGAGATAAGGTTTTAAAAGTTATAATAGAAACTTGTCTTTTAACTGATGATGAAAAAATAATGGCTTGTAAATTATCAAAAGAGGCTGGAGCTGATTTCGTTAAAACATCTACGGGAATGTCTAAGGCTGGTGCAACTAAAGAAGATATAGAATTAATGAGAAAAACAGTTGGACATGAATTAGGAGTTAAAGCATCAGGTGGAGTTAGGGATCTTGAAACTGCAAATTGCATGATAAAACATGGTGCTACAAGAATAGGGACTTCTTCAACTGTTAAAATTATTAAAGATCATATTGAATTGAGTAAATAGAATAACCCATGCTATTTAATAATATAATTATATAAGTAAATTTGTATAATTTGTTTGATTGCTAAATGGGGGTTATATCTTAGATATTCAAAATGAATAGAAGGGGAATTTTATTATGAAGAAAAACGAACTTAAAGTTATAACAAGATTAGATGATCAAGACTACAAAGATATAATAAATGAATCTTTAAAAGAAACGTTATAGTAAAATTATATTTAATTAAGTATTATTCTGTAATTTTGCAATAGTATTATTTTATAAGATATTTTGTTTAAGGTGGTTTAATATTGCAAGAATTTAAATATGTTTATTCGGATTTTCAAATTGAAGAATATATGGTAACGTTTTTAAAAAGTGTTATTTCAACTGAATGGGATAAAGATAAAAAGGAAATTGTTTTTTTAGGAGATTCTATAATTAGGGATTATGATTTAGATAGGTTCTTCCCAAAGATAAAAATAAAGTTATTTAATTGTGGTGTTTCAGGAATAACAACGCAAGGTATTCAAAATATTATAAAGCAAGGTGTGATCCGTCACAAACCAAGTACAATTGTTCTTCTTGTAGGAACAAATGATATGAGTGAAGAAAATAGTAAGAGAGATAATGAAATAATTGATAATATATCTAAATTGATAATTGATCTAAAGATTATATTAAAAGGAGTTAATATAGTATTTATATCTATTTTACCATGTGATGAAAATAGATACGGGAAAAATTCTATGTATGGTGGAGGAAGAACAAATGAACGTATACAAAAATTGAACAGCGTATTTAAAGAATTTGAAAATTATTATAAGGATTATATTTTTATAGATGCATTTAAAGATTTATCTGATGAAAATGGAAATTTAATCAAAGAATATACTCATGATGGATTGCATCTTAACGTTGCTGGATATGAAAAATTAACTAAAAAACTTAATCCTATTATTGAAAAATTGATAAATAAGTAAGTCTACTGTTTGATTTATTTACAAGATCTAGGGGTGAGCAAATGAGGAGTAGTAGTAAAAAAATACTTATATCAATTATAACAGTTGTAATTTTATTGATTTTCACGATTAGTATTTTTTTAGGATTATTTATGAATTTTTATT is from Candidatus Arthromitus sp. SFB-rat-Yit and encodes:
- a CDS encoding arginine repressor, producing MKNKRHEKIIDIIINKDIETQEELADELRSAGFDVTQATVSRDIKILKLIKISTNSGTYKYGVLNNQEFNEVTKVERYKTIIASSILSMEQIDKVLVIRTLPGAASVVGEVIDSLNLDDIAGNVAGDNTIFVMVRNENSIPNIQEKINNLIKS
- a CDS encoding SGNH/GDSL hydrolase family protein; translated protein: MQEFKYVYSDFQIEEYMVTFLKSVISTEWDKDKKEIVFLGDSIIRDYDLDRFFPKIKIKLFNCGVSGITTQGIQNIIKQGVIRHKPSTIVLLVGTNDMSEENSKRDNEIIDNISKLIIDLKIILKGVNIVFISILPCDENRYGKNSMYGGGRTNERIQKLNSVFKEFENYYKDYIFIDAFKDLSDENGNLIKEYTHDGLHLNVAGYEKLTKKLNPIIEKLINK
- the spoIVB gene encoding SpoIVB peptidase; translated protein: MRIKKFLKIFAVFTPILVLFLYISSVLFSIPEVVFLRDGNNLKSNKGIINYTLNKIYDNISEYNAEFLGFKIRTVEVMAIPKEVELYPGGHIVGIKLRTNGPLIVGFSDIENNFNKAYSPSKDGGLNIGDIVLSINDIEITSSEVLSETLSNLDADELEIKVERDEKIIVKKIHPIKSVDGKNKIGLWVRDSTAGIGTLTFVDPNTGVYGALGHPITDVDTGDIIKISKGSIVSSSIVNVKRGEKGNPGELKGVFINDNINLGSVEQNTKFGIFGKYSLENFYNEKLKIALKDEIQEGPAQIISTVDSGEPRMYDVVIEKLLQQDNPSSKSMVIKVVDEDLLEKTGGIVQGMSGSPIIQNNKIIGAVTHVLVNKPDTGYGIYIEWMLKESKIFD
- the spo0A gene encoding sporulation transcription factor Spo0A, whose protein sequence is MIADDNEEFCIILKDYLNNEGNFDVVGVAKNGIEALKLIYETKPDLLILDIIMPHLDGLGVLEKLNLNKDSELAPKIIVLSAVGQDKITQNAIKLGVDYYVLKPFDMDIFIRRIKEMFSITLDNKYFVHKQNSVINSGNDGSDNSFKQVEHVDLESEITGIIHEIGVPAHIKGYFYLREAISMVVNDIELLSAVTKELYPSIARKYNTTSSRVERAIRHAIEVAWSRGQIDSINKIFGYTIHNEKGKPTNSEFIAMVADRLRLKNKVG
- the recN gene encoding DNA repair protein RecN, coding for MLRKMRIEKFALIDSLDLEFEKGFTVISGETGSGKSILIDAICFILGFKFNKSIVRNGEDKTFVEAIFDIDHEKINEILDVNGIEIEDYLFIRREGYVNGKSIVRINGRIVTNNTLKLISKYLMDIHTQHQNYELLNNSKHINYLDKYIGNKIDFKNYLCVFKEWNELRDKINEIKNNDLNESYIEYVKFQINELNSAKLIIGEDYELEKKIKLLNNSEKISKTLNASLDSLIYREQFAINNELMNIIKSIRMIDLKDLNEISNKLEEIYYDLESIGEDIKAICDQTYFDIDEFDSINARIYKINALKKKFNKMDVEDLIKYNEELQVYLDNALNQENLLKSYEELECEKRNQLRVEADKITEIRRKYAKIIENEIVDELNYMGMENIIFEINIEKDKDFTPIGNDNVSFFISTNKGEPLKDLSKVVSGGELSRIMLALKIVFLGNEPISGIIFDEIDTGVSGKIAQKVGEKMYLLSKRCQVFCITHLAQIASLSDNHYLVSKKIDNDKTYSNIRMIGYDEKINEIAKMIGGENITEGAYISAKELIGNKKLLE
- the deoC gene encoding deoxyribose-phosphate aldolase, giving the protein MFSKYFDHTILKADSTKDEIIKLCDEAKKYNFASVCVNPCYVSLCHEQLKDSDVDVCTVVGFPLGSMTTEAKLFETKEALKNNADEIDMVINIGKLKDEDYEYVKNEIKALKDVCGDKVLKVIIETCLLTDDEKIMACKLSKEAGADFVKTSTGMSKAGATKEDIELMRKTVGHELGVKASGGVRDLETANCMIKHGATRIGTSSTVKIIKDHIELSK